The Saccharolobus shibatae B12 genomic interval CAAATTCGCTCAAAGGACTGTCCAATACATGATAGACAAAATATTCGACAGCATTGAATGGGTATTTAAACAACTAAAAGAGACACAAGGGAAATATGCGTACACTTTCGCAAGCATCAATCTCAATAACACTACGGGAGTGATAAAGGCGATCTACTGGTTATTCAGATTAGCCTTTAAACCTCTTTGATCTTTTCTACAATTGCATCAGAAATGTTTTTCCAGACAATTTTATAACCTAGATAATCTATAACGTCAACTATATAATTTCCATATTTGTTAACTAATGAAGAAAGTTGCGTATTTGAGAAATCTTCCTTTTTTAGCTCTTCTATAAACGTTTTCTTTATAGCGTAATTTTTAAGTACTATATAATCAGGTCTTTGCATCAACTTGCTTCTAACTATCTTCTCATCAACATTATATTTGGCAGACAGTTCCTTAATCAAGATAATATCGTCATTAACATCACTTAAGTCGATATCCTCGTTAACATTTGCTTGAAAGCGTCTTAAAGCTGAATACAGTTTACCTATATCAATTTTTTTCTTAAATTTTATTACATTTAAAATATCCGGAATGTAATTTTCGTAAGAAAGCTCTTCATTCAAGAGAACTAAAATCGGATATTTAAAGTTTCTCAGTTTCTCTATCTTAGAATTTACATATTCTTTAGTCCAAAATCCCATTATCTCTACATACACTTTGATATTACCTTTACTGAGTACAAAATCCGGAAAATAAAGCCTTTTTTCTATCACTATAGGTTCTGGTTCCCTTACTATATTCCAATCCCTTATGACCCTTCTGAACTCCTCGTAAAATTTTTCCTCAATTGAACTATCAAACCTCTTTTCCATCTCTTCATCATTAATATACTTAAAGAGTTTAGAATAGCCGCTCGAGAGTTCCAGTCTATAGGTTCTTCTTTTACTTTTGCCTAAAACTATATCAGCTATAATAGTCCACTTATTCTTAGAGACTAAAAACGGTACTAATGCAGCTAAATTTCTCCCATATTTCTCTGTCATCTTTACTAGGGACAATGGACCAAAAATCTCTATTCTAAGCGGATTTTCATATGCTAAATACATTAATCCTAGCATTTTTATTCTTCTCGCGATTTCTTTCCAGCCATCACTAACGGAAACTGTAACCTTATACGCGTTGAAAATAATGGTTTGCAAAAGGGAAAGATTATATATTTTTAATAGATCTTCTGGAGAAAATTTAGGGAGTTCCACTATTTTCTTTTCAACGTCAAGGTCTTCATACATCGCCTTTATTGGATCAACGTGAAAAAGGT includes:
- a CDS encoding DUF790 family protein, with protein sequence MLTSDLARFKIENQRIIPLFATDSDIDVAKEVIDMFKIGAKVGDILEDLKYLSKIYDYKLVKGLGKIYLRYCTVESATKIDYIELRRQLFSRGPVLDENDKERVLKEISDLFHVDPIKAMYEDLDVEKKIVELPKFSPEDLLKIYNLSLLQTIIFNAYKVTVSVSDGWKEIARRIKMLGLMYLAYENPLRIEIFGPLSLVKMTEKYGRNLAALVPFLVSKNKWTIIADIVLGKSKRRTYRLELSSGYSKLFKYINDEEMEKRFDSSIEEKFYEEFRRVIRDWNIVREPEPIVIEKRLYFPDFVLSKGNIKVYVEIMGFWTKEYVNSKIEKLRNFKYPILVLLNEELSYENYIPDILNVIKFKKKIDIGKLYSALRRFQANVNEDIDLSDVNDDIILIKELSAKYNVDEKIVRSKLMQRPDYIVLKNYAIKKTFIEELKKEDFSNTQLSSLVNKYGNYIVDVIDYLGYKIVWKNISDAIVEKIKEV